The stretch of DNA ACCAGCAGCACGCTGATCGATTCCATCAGTGAGCCCGTAATGCCGGTCAGCAGTTCCCTGCGGCCGGCAACGGCCCCGAGGAGGTTTGCGTCGTCGCTGGCGGCAGCCATCAGGGCTTCCAGGACCCGCAGCAGCCCCGCGGCGGCGTCGATATCTGCCAGGGCGCCGTCCACCACAGGATCAACGCTGAGCCGGAGCTGCCGGTTGAGGGCTGCAAGGACCAGCTCCTCCTTGTCCGAAAAGTTCCGGAACAGCGTGGCGGGCCCCACCCCTGCCGTTGCTGCGATGGTCTGGAGGGGAACATCCGGGCCGAACTCGCGGAAGCATTGGCGCGCCGCCGTGATGATCTTGTCCACGTTCCGCGCTGCGTCGGCGCGGAGGGGCTTGCGGGCGACTGCGAGGCTCATGCCAAAAGGTTAGCAACGGAGGTCCTGCCGTTCACCGTTACTGGAGGGTAGGGGGTTTTGTGACGGCGGCAGCGGTACGTTCCGCCTGCGTCCGCTCCTCCGCCATGGGACACTGGCCCTATGCTGCTTGCCTTTTCCGTTGCCCCCTCCGGTACCCCCGCTGAAGGTTCCCGGCCCGTGGACGCGTCCGTTCACGACGCCGTCGCCGCCGCGGTGAAAATCGTCAGGGATTCAGGCCTGCCCAACACAACAGACTCAATGTTCACCACCATTGAGGGTGAATGGGATGAAGTTTTCGACGTCGTGAAGCGGGCAACGGAGGCGGTGGGCCGCTACGGCAGCCGCGTATCCCTGGTCATCAAGGCCGACATCAGGCCCGGGTATTCAGGTGAGTTGACGGCCA from Pseudarthrobacter siccitolerans encodes:
- a CDS encoding TetR/AcrR family transcriptional regulator — protein: MSLAVARKPLRADAARNVDKIITAARQCFREFGPDVPLQTIAATAGVGPATLFRNFSDKEELVLAALNRQLRLSVDPVVDGALADIDAAAGLLRVLEALMAAASDDANLLGAVAGRRELLTGITGSLMESISVLLVRGQGQGSLREDISMTDMFRLLAMLIGVVDTMEPGSDAWRRPLALVEDAIRTVRPSRPLPAHVPVPAAPLPPLP
- a CDS encoding thiamine-binding protein, which produces MLLAFSVAPSGTPAEGSRPVDASVHDAVAAAVKIVRDSGLPNTTDSMFTTIEGEWDEVFDVVKRATEAVGRYGSRVSLVIKADIRPGYSGELTAKVDRLEEALAQDAS